The Triticum dicoccoides isolate Atlit2015 ecotype Zavitan chromosome 6A, WEW_v2.0, whole genome shotgun sequence genome has a window encoding:
- the LOC119317201 gene encoding probable metal-nicotianamine transporter YSL12: protein MATGEEARERGAESAEMVPSWREQLTVRAFVVSALLAVLFSVIVMKLSLTAGIIPSLNISAGLLGFFFARLWAAAEARLGLPRRPFTRQENTVIQTCVVAAYGIAFSGGFGSYMFAMSSRIAGQATEANDAMNIKDPSLGWMIGFLFLVCFVGLFALVPLRKVMIIDYGLSYPSGTATATLINGFHTPQGAKDAKEQVKTLGRYSLFSFLWGFFKWFYTAGDDCGFESFPSLGLEAYERKFYFSFSPIYVGVGMICPYIINVSILLGGILSWGLMWPLIEKKKGSWYPATAKGSDLHGLQGYKVFISIAMILGDGFYNFVKVSLRMSTAFMAAARRKSTLPVSGSGDGPARSLDDDDLRRTEYFLRDQIPMGVALAGYVAVAAVSVGVVPKIFPQLKWYYILAVYGMAPVLAFCNAYGMGLTDWSLATTYGKLGIFVFGAWAGASHGGVIAGLAACGVMMTIVATAADLMQDFKTGYMTLASPRSMFISQVIGTAMGCVIGPCVFWLFYRAFDNVGLSGSDYPAPYAVVYRNMAIFGVQGFSSLPKHCLTLCCVVFAAAVVINLARDLAPEKVSRFMPVPMAMAIPFYLGSYFAIDMCVGSAILFVWERVDKAGADMFARSVASGLICGEGIWSMPQSVLALAKVQPPICMKFLSRSTNARVDAFIQTLSSKT from the exons ATGGCGACGGGCGAGGAGGCGAGGGAGCGCGGCGCGGAGTCGGCGGAGATGGTGCCGTCGTGGCGCGAGCAGCTGACGGTCCGGGCCTTCGTGGTGAGCGCGCTCCTGGCCGTGCTCTTCAGCGTCATCGTCATGAAGCTGAGCCTCACGGCGGGGATCATCCCCTCGCTCAACATCTCCGCGGGGCTGCTTGGCTTCTTCTTCGCCCGTCTCTGGGCGGCCGCCGAGGCCAGGCTGGGCCTGCCCCGCCGCCCCTTCACGCGGCAGGAGAACACCGTCATCCAGACCTGCGTCGTCGCCGCCTACGGCATCGCCTTCAGCG GTGGATTCGGCTCCTACATGTTTGCCATGAGCAGCAGGATCGCCGGCCAGGCGACGGAGGCGAATGACGCCATGAACATCAAGGACCCCAGCTTGGGGTGGATGATCGGGTTCCTCTTCCTCGTTTGCTTCGTCGGCCTCTTCGCTCTGGTGCCCCTGAGAAAG GTCATGATCATCGACTACGGGCTGAGCTATCCGAGCGGCACCGCGACGGCGACCCTCATCAACGGATTCCACACTCCTCAGGGCGCCAAGGACGCAAA GGAGCAGGTGAAGACTCTTGGCAGGTACTCCCTCTTCAGCTTCCTCTGGGGCTTCTTCAAGTGGTTCTACACCGCCGGCGACGACTGCGGCTTCGAGAGCTTCCCCTCGCTGGGCCTCGAGGCGTACGAGAGGAAGTTCTACTTCAGCTTCTCTCCGATCTACGTCGGGGTCGGGATGATCTGCCCCTACATCATAAACGTCTCCATTCTCCTCGGCGGCATCCTTTCGTGGGGACTGATGTGGCCCCTGAtagagaagaagaaggggagctggtacCCGGCCACCGCCAAGGGCTCCGACCTCCATGGGCTGCAAGGCTACAAGGTCTTCATATCCATCGCCATGATTCTTGGTGACGGCTTCTACAACTTCGTCAAAGTCAGCCTGAGGATGTCCACGGCATTCATGGCAGCAGCCAGGAGGAAGAGCACACTCCCGGTGTCCGGTTCCGGTGATGGCCCGGCGAGGTCCCTGGACGACGATGACTTGCGTCGCACCGAGTACTTCCTCAGGGACCAGATCCCGATGGGCGTGGCGCTGGCTGGGTACGTCGCCGTGGCAGCCGTCTCCGTCGGCGTCGTCCCCAAGATATTCCCGCAGCTGAAATGGTACTACATCCTGGCCGTCTACGGCATGGCGCCGGTGCTGGCCTTCTGCAACGCCTACGGGATGGGCCTCACCGACTGGTCCCTCGCCACGACCTACGGGAAGCTCGGCATCTTCGTCTTCGGCGCGTGGGCCGGCGCCTCGCACGGCGGCGTCATCGCGGGGCTGGCCGCGTGCGGCGTCATGATGACCAtcgtcgccaccgccgccgatctCATGCAGGACTTCAAGACCGGGTACATGACCCTGGCGTCGCCGAGGTCCATGTTCATCAGCCAGGTCATAGGCACGGCCATGGGCTGCGTCATCGGGCCCTGCGTCTTCTGGCTCTTCTACAGGGCGTTCGACAACGTCGGGCTGAGCGGCAGCGACTACCCGGCGCCCTACGCCGTCGTGTACCGCAACATGGCCATCTTCGGCGTCCAGGGCTTCTCCTCCCTGCCCAAGCACTGCCTCACCCTGTGCTGCGTGGTGTTCGCCGCGGCGGTCGTCATCAACCTTGCGCGAGACCTGGCGCCAGAGAAGGTGTCGAGGTTCATGCCCGTCCCCATGGCCATGGCGATACCGTTCTACCTCGGGTCGTACTTCGCGATCGACATGTGCGTCGGCAGCGCGATACTGTTCGTGTGGGAGAGGGTGGATAAGGCCGGGGCGGACATGTTCGCGCGCTCGGTTGCTTCGGGCTTGATCTGTGGCGAGGGGATCTGGAGCATGCCGCAGTCGGTGCTGGCTCTGGCCAAGGTGCAGCCTCCGATCTGCATGAAGTTCCTGTCCAGATCCACGAATGCTAGAGTGGATGCCTTCATCCAAACCCTCTCGTCCAAGACATAG